A stretch of the Enterobacter mori genome encodes the following:
- the ilvM gene encoding acetolactate synthase 2 small subunit, with translation MMQHQVAVQARFNPETLERVLRVVRHRGFQICSMNMETATDARNISIELTVASPRPVDLLFSQLSKLVDVAHVAICQSTTTSQQIRA, from the coding sequence ATGATGCAGCATCAGGTCGCCGTACAGGCTCGCTTCAACCCGGAAACCTTAGAGCGCGTTTTGCGCGTGGTGCGTCATCGTGGTTTTCAGATTTGCTCTATGAATATGGAAACGGCCACAGACGCCCGGAACATCAGTATCGAATTAACCGTTGCCAGCCCGAGGCCGGTCGACTTACTGTTTAGCCAATTATCAAAACTGGTAGACGTTGCCCATGTTGCCATCTGCCAGAGCACAACCACATCACAACAAATCCGCGCTTAA